A section of the Apodemus sylvaticus chromosome 10, mApoSyl1.1, whole genome shotgun sequence genome encodes:
- the Slx4 gene encoding structure-specific endonuclease subunit SLX4 isoform X2, protein MEESDDDFKELCASFFQRVKKNATKEASGERMRRKASGHAQNRGKRKEASQVARSKALQGPSEKKPRLGRTKKQGAPRSQEGDPALPVNGKGDVLAPIPDQPVLCERAQSIHTESAPNGDSQPLPSCFTTTGVPSPFKPRASELVLQRMKQFKRADPERLRHASEESSLKTALGENVPRSPQEEIVVENEYKLHAADSDAAVALALQQEFRREEASSHHDSLEEKGLFFCQMCQKNLSAMNVTRREQHVNRCLDEAEKAQKPAPPQVPDCPICGKPFLSSKSRISHLKQCAVRMEVGPQSLLQAVRLQTAQPEAGGSPQVPSFSNRVGGLKRKGAAKREPQRRRKASEPEAPSEDLLVAMALSRSEMEHCPVVPPLRLENAFSEKIRLGAEKKSRKKRPPVCPPQLVTQDSETTSRQIEDRVAQLLSEEIELSCTPPLLASRIFKEELEHAGWRAQLPEGKRNFLWELSALTGAWAKESFYAEGLFPPVVSQGPTKEPEPPLELPRQREPPASQSSLPVSHSPKNQLLSSSQRERQALQDLVDLAAEGLSSSPRLSSLGVPTGLDLVPSSLPLTGFVPPCEKTLKEDDGASLSLGLLVTDFGAMVNNPHLSDVQLQLDSGEVLYAHKFVLYARCPLLIQCVNTEGFCAVEDGDLTQRVLLSDVSSEAALAFLNYLYMANADMPPSLVPALRSLALRFAVSDLVRLCEQVPAVVDLEGEQPEDSEDCKSRAETFQELLRTVWEDEEEEAETLLKPEVCEEDREKMNEAEMEEIYDFAATQRKLLQAERAAHTVGSTNQRGEDSPGSEPSLAGLHRSRQLETTEQMEWSELEKEEALASWEQEGKSARLQDQCPDWAGEAEAQDALGEALDHPSFRSPSDSCQGRGKECLPLRSNKAPDYKQLLPSNPRASSELSQITVDHEEQNDCVGERQADMAQAPSPHPCGLLSQSSEGGSPSQSWLHLYHTSRLSPSVSQSHDGISKVAPPSSLSPVTPAKQRDSNRLALRKEAGHHRDTQSSPVVGRRHRGVLISPAKSPPIDLTQSVPEPLSPRAQDPLHPLKTEGEVILLLDSDEEQELAHTKTESVSKDSPEGRNLPEVSPRSAELFSVIDVEEDHEHFQSPLKRETGLQRGEEGQLGNQSVLGRRDIPWLFCSQKNSLDEDSTTDTSWLVPATPGVSKSRDCSSQTQIKSLKTRTPSDETAQQTARPDLERRSVLEPAQQFSVIMPHTQPITLGASDSGRQAYRSPSLPYARPHRLSSSQPLCPGPDFTRWSQISSSPRPCLPNPPAADEVVEVGDSDDEQEVASHQGNSSPVLDGDPPGPMGDYCWHEPLSPIPIDHLNLERTGPLTTSSPSSQVQEAPHSDDCHSPGLGTTPIRGSYGALRESQEQSSQAGSPERSKLSVLSQALWDDWDEEEGHSPESPPVAQMLSGRTRKPDRPETPKGADQKRNLPPKVPITPMPRYSIMETPVLKKELDRFGVRALPKRQMVLKLKEIFQYTHQTLQSDSEDEVQSSQIPPEVPCSQAETCSPASSSGEFGAAFESAGEDETEDDGLTASQVAMQAADIEAAVRRYICSKPALHRKVLMYQPLELAELQAELKQNGIPVAMGKLLDILDAQCVTFTTAAARKEKLKQKRRQTSGRKKRDQK, encoded by the exons ATGGAGGAGTCAGATGATGATTTCAAAGAACTCTGTGCCAGCTTTTTCCAAAGGGTGAAAAAAAATGCTACCAAAGAAGCATCAGGAGAGAGGATGAGGCGGAAGGCCTCCGGGCACGCTCAGAACAGAGGCAAACGGAAAGAAGCCAGCCAAGTCGCCAGGAGCAAAGCCCTTCAAGGCCCGTCAGAGAAGAAGCCTCGATTAGGCAGGACTAAAAAGCAAGGGGCACCCAGATCTCAAGAAGGGGACCCAGCTCTCCCTGTGAATGGAAAGGGAGATGTTCTCGCTCCTATCCCAGATCAGCCTGTGTTGTGTGAAAGAGCACAGAGCATTCACACAG AGAGTGCTCCCAATGGCGACTCCCAGCCCCTTCCGTCCTGTTTCACGACGACTGGTGTGCCAAGTCCCTTCAAGCCCAGAGCCTCAGAGCTTGTTCTGCAACGGATGAAGCAGTTCAAGAGGGCAGACCCTGAGCGCTTGAGACATGCCTCAGAAGAATCATCCCTGAAGACCGCACTGGGAGAAAATGTCCCAAGGAGCCCTCAGGAGGAGATAGTGGTAGAAAACG AGTATAAGCTTCATGCCGCAGACAGCGATGCTGCAGTGGCCCTGGCCTTACAGCAGGAGTTTAGAAGGGAGGAAGCATCCTCACACCATGACAGCCTGGAAGAGAAGGGGTTATTCTTCTGTCAGATGTGCCAGAAAAACCTCTCAGCAATGAACGTGACCCGGAGGGAGCAACATGTGAACAG ATGTCTAGATGAGGCAGAGAAGGCACAGAAACCTGCTCCTCCTCAGGTCCCTGACTGCCCGATATGTGGTAAACCGTTCCTCAGCAGCAAGAGCCGCATCAGTCACTTGAAGCAGTGTGCAGTGAGGATGGAAGTCGGGCCACAGTCCCTGCTTCAGGCTGTGAGGCTGCAGACAGCTCAGCCAGAGGCTGGCGGCAGCCCTCAGGTACCCAG TTTCAGCAACCGTGTTGGAGGTTTGAAACGGAAAGGAGCCGCCAAGAGGGAGCCACAGAGGAGACGGAAAGCCAGTGAGCCTGAGGCTCCGTCTGAGGATCTGCTGGTGGCCATGGCTCTGTCTCGCTCTGAGATGGAGCACTGTCCAGTTGTACCCCCACTCAGACTGGAAAATGCTTTTTCCGAGAAGATAAGGCTAGGAGCAG AGAAGAAAAGTCGCAAGAAGAGACCCCCGGTGTGTCCCCCACAGTTGGTAACCCAAGACTCTGAGACCACAAGTAGACAGATCGAGGATCGTGTTGCCCAGCTCCTGTCAGAGGAAATAGAACTGTCTTGCACCCCGCCACTTCTTGCCAGCAGGATTTTTAAGGAGGAATTGGAACATGCAGGCTGGCGCGCGCAGCTGCCTGAAGGGAAGCGGAATTTTCTGTGGGAGCTCAGCGCCCTCACAGGAGCCTGGGCTAAGGAGTCCTTCTACGCAGAGGGCCTGTTTCCTCCAGTTGTGTCCCAGGGCCCTACCAAG GAACCCGAGCCACCACTGGAGCTGCCCAGGCAGCGAGAGCCACCTGCTTCCCAGAGCAGCCTTCCTGTGAGCCACAGCCCCAAGAACCAGCTGCTGTCGTCCAGCCAGAGGGAGCGTCAAGCCCTTCAGGACCTTGTGGACTTGGCAGCCGAGGGGCTGAGCTCTAGCCCACGGCTCAGCAGTCTGGGCGTACCCACAG GCTTGGACTTGGTACCTAGCAGCCTTCCGCTGACAGGGTTTGTTCCGCCATGTGAGAAGACCCTTAAGGAGGATGACGGTGCCTCA CTCTCTCTTGGGTTATTGGTGACAGACTTTGGGGCCATGGTCAATAATCCACACCTGAGTGATGTCCAGTTGCAGCTTGACAGCGGAGAGGTGCTCTATGCCCACAAGTTTGTTCTTTATGCTCGCTGCCCCCTTCTTATTCAGTGT GTAAATACTGAAGGCTTCTGTGCTGTTGAGGATGGGGATCTGACCCAACGCGTCCTGCTGAGTGACGTGAGCTCTGAGGCTGCCCTCGCATTTCTGAACTACCTCTACATGGCGAACGCTGACATGCCTCCCAGCCTGGTTCCTGCTCTGCGTTCCCTGGCCCTGAG GTTTGCTGTGAGCGACCTTGTTCGGCTGTGCGAACAGGTGCCTGCTGTGGTGGACTTAGAGGGAGAGCAGCCAGAGGACAGTGAGGATTGCAAAAGCAGAGCTGAGACTTTCCAGGAACTCCTGAGGACAGTgtgggaagatgaagaggaggaagcgGAGACTCTGCTGAAACCCGAGGTCTgtgaagaagacagagaaaagatgAATGAAGCAGAAATGGAAGAGATCTATGACTTTGCagctacacagaggaagctcCTCCAGGCAGAAAGAGCAGCACACACAGTTGGGAGCACTAACCAGCGTGGGGAGGACAGTCCAGGTTCTGAGCCTTCCCTGGCAGGGCTCCACAGGAGCAGACAGCTAGAAACTACAGAGCAAATGGAGTGGTCTGAGTTAGAAAAAGAAGAGGCACTAGCTAGCTGGGAACAGGAAGGAAAGTCCGCTCGTCTACAGGACCAGTGCCCAGACTGGGCAGGGGAAGCAGAGGCCCAGGATGCACTGGGGGAGGCACTTGACCACCCCAGCTTTCGCAGCCCTTCTGACAGCTGccaagggagggggaaagaatgcTTGCCTTTGCGCTCAAACAAGGCCCCTGACTACAAACAGCTCCTCCCATCAAATCCAAGAGCGTCATCTGAACTGTCACAAATAACAGTTGATCATGAAGAGCAGAATGACTGTGtcggagagaggcaggcagacatggcccAGGCACCTTCTCCACACCCCTGCGGCCTTCTGTCACAGTCTTCTGAGGGTGGAAGTCCCAGCCAGTCATGGCTTCACCTATACCACACAAGCAGATTGTCTCCCTCAGTGTCCCAGTCACACGATGGCATTTCCAAGGTGGCGCCCCCAAGCTCACTGTCTCCAGTTACACCAGCTAAGCAGAGGGACAGTAACCGTCTCGCCTTACGGAAAGAAGCCGGccaccacagagacacacagagtagCCCTGTAGTGGGGCGCAGACATAGGGGTGTCCTGATCTCCCCAGCAAAGTCTCCACCCATTGACCTGACACAGTCGGTTCCTGAGCCGCTGAGCCCCAGGGCCCAGGATCCTCTGCATCCCCTGAAGACAGAGGGTGAAGTCATCCTGTTACTGGATTCAGATGAGGAGCAGGAGCTGGCGCACACCAAGACAGAGTCAGTTTCTAAAGATTCCCCAGAAGGAAGGAACCTTCCAGAAGTTAGCCCCAGGTCCGCTGAACTGTTTTCAGTTATTGATGTTGAAGAAGATCACGAACATTTCCAAAGCCCACTGAAGAGAGAGACTGGGCTACAGCGGGGAGAGGAGGGACAGCTGGGAAACCAGTCTGTGCTGGGCCGCAGAGACATTCCCTGGCTGTTCTGCAGCCAGAAAAACAGCCTGGATGAGGACAGCACAACAGATACTTCTTGGCTGGTGCCTGCCACTCCAGGGGTTAGCAAGAGTCGCGATTGTTCATCACAGACCCAGATCAAAAGCCTTAAGACCAGGACTCCGTCCGACGAGACTGCTCAGCAGACAGCCAGGCCTGACTTAGAACGCAGGTCTGTGCTGGAACCAGCCCAGCAGTTCTCCGTGATCATGCCACACACACAGCCTATTACTCTAGGAGCCTCTGACAGTGGAAGACAGGCCTACAgaagcccttcccttccctacgCCAGGCCCCACAGACTCTCTTCTTCACAGCCATTATGTCCTGGCCCTGATTTTACCAGGTGGTCCCAGATATCCTCCTCACCTAGACCATGCCTGCCAAATCCACCTGCAGCCGATGAAGTGGTAGAAGTTGGGGACAGTGATGATGAGCAGGAGGTGGCTTCCCATCAAGGAAACAGCAGCCCTGTGCTAGATGGTGACCCCCCAGGTCCCATGGGTGACTACTGTTGGCATGAGCCTCTCTCACCAATTCCAATTGACCACTTGAATCTGGAGCGGACTGGCCCCCTGACAACAAGCAGTCCCAGCAGTCAGGTCCAGGAGGCTCCGCACAGTGATGACTGCCACTCCCCAGGACTTGGCACCACCCCCATCCGAGGAAGCTATGGTGCTCTGAGAGAGTCTCAAGAGCAGTCCTCACAGGCTGGCTCTCCAGAGAGAAGCAAACTGAGTGTCCTTAGCCAAGCTCTCTGGGACGACTGGGACGAGGAGGAAGGACACTCTCCAGAGTCTCCACCTGTGGCCCAAATGCTGAGTGGCAGGACTCGGAAGCCAGACAGGCCAGAGACACCAA AAGGTGCTGACCAGAAAAGGAACTTGCCCCCCAAAGTGCCTATAACTCCAATGCCAAGGTACTCGATCATGGAGACCCCGGTGCTGAAGAAAGAACTGGACAG GTTTGGAGTCCGTGCTCTGCCCAAACGCCAGATGGTTCTAAAACTGAAGGAGATTTTCCAGTACACTCACCAGACTCTGCAGTCAGACTCTGAGGATGAGGTCCAGTCCTCCCAGATACCCCCAGAGGTTCCTTGCAGCCAGGCTGAGACCTGCAGTCCTGCAAG
- the Slx4 gene encoding structure-specific endonuclease subunit SLX4 isoform X4 produces the protein MKQFKRADPERLRHASEESSLKTALGENVPRSPQEEIVVENEYKLHAADSDAAVALALQQEFRREEASSHHDSLEEKGLFFCQMCQKNLSAMNVTRREQHVNRCLDEAEKAQKPAPPQVPDCPICGKPFLSSKSRISHLKQCAVRMEVGPQSLLQAVRLQTAQPEAGGSPQVPSFSNRVGGLKRKGAAKREPQRRRKASEPEAPSEDLLVAMALSRSEMEHCPVVPPLRLENAFSEKIRLGAEKKSRKKRPPVCPPQLVTQDSETTSRQIEDRVAQLLSEEIELSCTPPLLASRIFKEELEHAGWRAQLPEGKRNFLWELSALTGAWAKESFYAEGLFPPVVSQGPTKEPEPPLELPRQREPPASQSSLPVSHSPKNQLLSSSQRERQALQDLVDLAAEGLSSSPRLSSLGVPTGLDLVPSSLPLTGFVPPCEKTLKEDDGASLSLGLLVTDFGAMVNNPHLSDVQLQLDSGEVLYAHKFVLYARCPLLIQCVNTEGFCAVEDGDLTQRVLLSDVSSEAALAFLNYLYMANADMPPSLVPALRSLALRFAVSDLVRLCEQVPAVVDLEGEQPEDSEDCKSRAETFQELLRTVWEDEEEEAETLLKPEVCEEDREKMNEAEMEEIYDFAATQRKLLQAERAAHTVGSTNQRGEDSPGSEPSLAGLHRSRQLETTEQMEWSELEKEEALASWEQEGKSARLQDQCPDWAGEAEAQDALGEALDHPSFRSPSDSCQGRGKECLPLRSNKAPDYKQLLPSNPRASSELSQITVDHEEQNDCVGERQADMAQAPSPHPCGLLSQSSEGGSPSQSWLHLYHTSRLSPSVSQSHDGISKVAPPSSLSPVTPAKQRDSNRLALRKEAGHHRDTQSSPVVGRRHRGVLISPAKSPPIDLTQSVPEPLSPRAQDPLHPLKTEGEVILLLDSDEEQELAHTKTESVSKDSPEGRNLPEVSPRSAELFSVIDVEEDHEHFQSPLKRETGLQRGEEGQLGNQSVLGRRDIPWLFCSQKNSLDEDSTTDTSWLVPATPGVSKSRDCSSQTQIKSLKTRTPSDETAQQTARPDLERRSVLEPAQQFSVIMPHTQPITLGASDSGRQAYRSPSLPYARPHRLSSSQPLCPGPDFTRWSQISSSPRPCLPNPPAADEVVEVGDSDDEQEVASHQGNSSPVLDGDPPGPMGDYCWHEPLSPIPIDHLNLERTGPLTTSSPSSQVQEAPHSDDCHSPGLGTTPIRGSYGALRESQEQSSQAGSPERSKLSVLSQALWDDWDEEEGHSPESPPVAQMLSGRTRKPDRPETPSADQKRNLPPKVPITPMPRYSIMETPVLKKELDRFGVRALPKRQMVLKLKEIFQYTHQTLQSDSEDEVQSSQIPPEVPCSQAETCSPARSGSYTQLKAPAGRGTQRSKGPNKGKSLQHREKQPRESISHPSTAPAGGPACPAGDIQLPASQGPMAASVDGTDNSFSSQSSSGEFGAAFESAGEDETEDDGLTASQVAMQAADIEAAVRRYICSKPALHRKVLMYQPLELAELQAELKQNGIPVAMGKLLDILDAQCVTFTTAAARKEKLKQKRRQTSGRKKRDQK, from the exons ATGAAGCAGTTCAAGAGGGCAGACCCTGAGCGCTTGAGACATGCCTCAGAAGAATCATCCCTGAAGACCGCACTGGGAGAAAATGTCCCAAGGAGCCCTCAGGAGGAGATAGTGGTAGAAAACG AGTATAAGCTTCATGCCGCAGACAGCGATGCTGCAGTGGCCCTGGCCTTACAGCAGGAGTTTAGAAGGGAGGAAGCATCCTCACACCATGACAGCCTGGAAGAGAAGGGGTTATTCTTCTGTCAGATGTGCCAGAAAAACCTCTCAGCAATGAACGTGACCCGGAGGGAGCAACATGTGAACAG ATGTCTAGATGAGGCAGAGAAGGCACAGAAACCTGCTCCTCCTCAGGTCCCTGACTGCCCGATATGTGGTAAACCGTTCCTCAGCAGCAAGAGCCGCATCAGTCACTTGAAGCAGTGTGCAGTGAGGATGGAAGTCGGGCCACAGTCCCTGCTTCAGGCTGTGAGGCTGCAGACAGCTCAGCCAGAGGCTGGCGGCAGCCCTCAGGTACCCAG TTTCAGCAACCGTGTTGGAGGTTTGAAACGGAAAGGAGCCGCCAAGAGGGAGCCACAGAGGAGACGGAAAGCCAGTGAGCCTGAGGCTCCGTCTGAGGATCTGCTGGTGGCCATGGCTCTGTCTCGCTCTGAGATGGAGCACTGTCCAGTTGTACCCCCACTCAGACTGGAAAATGCTTTTTCCGAGAAGATAAGGCTAGGAGCAG AGAAGAAAAGTCGCAAGAAGAGACCCCCGGTGTGTCCCCCACAGTTGGTAACCCAAGACTCTGAGACCACAAGTAGACAGATCGAGGATCGTGTTGCCCAGCTCCTGTCAGAGGAAATAGAACTGTCTTGCACCCCGCCACTTCTTGCCAGCAGGATTTTTAAGGAGGAATTGGAACATGCAGGCTGGCGCGCGCAGCTGCCTGAAGGGAAGCGGAATTTTCTGTGGGAGCTCAGCGCCCTCACAGGAGCCTGGGCTAAGGAGTCCTTCTACGCAGAGGGCCTGTTTCCTCCAGTTGTGTCCCAGGGCCCTACCAAG GAACCCGAGCCACCACTGGAGCTGCCCAGGCAGCGAGAGCCACCTGCTTCCCAGAGCAGCCTTCCTGTGAGCCACAGCCCCAAGAACCAGCTGCTGTCGTCCAGCCAGAGGGAGCGTCAAGCCCTTCAGGACCTTGTGGACTTGGCAGCCGAGGGGCTGAGCTCTAGCCCACGGCTCAGCAGTCTGGGCGTACCCACAG GCTTGGACTTGGTACCTAGCAGCCTTCCGCTGACAGGGTTTGTTCCGCCATGTGAGAAGACCCTTAAGGAGGATGACGGTGCCTCA CTCTCTCTTGGGTTATTGGTGACAGACTTTGGGGCCATGGTCAATAATCCACACCTGAGTGATGTCCAGTTGCAGCTTGACAGCGGAGAGGTGCTCTATGCCCACAAGTTTGTTCTTTATGCTCGCTGCCCCCTTCTTATTCAGTGT GTAAATACTGAAGGCTTCTGTGCTGTTGAGGATGGGGATCTGACCCAACGCGTCCTGCTGAGTGACGTGAGCTCTGAGGCTGCCCTCGCATTTCTGAACTACCTCTACATGGCGAACGCTGACATGCCTCCCAGCCTGGTTCCTGCTCTGCGTTCCCTGGCCCTGAG GTTTGCTGTGAGCGACCTTGTTCGGCTGTGCGAACAGGTGCCTGCTGTGGTGGACTTAGAGGGAGAGCAGCCAGAGGACAGTGAGGATTGCAAAAGCAGAGCTGAGACTTTCCAGGAACTCCTGAGGACAGTgtgggaagatgaagaggaggaagcgGAGACTCTGCTGAAACCCGAGGTCTgtgaagaagacagagaaaagatgAATGAAGCAGAAATGGAAGAGATCTATGACTTTGCagctacacagaggaagctcCTCCAGGCAGAAAGAGCAGCACACACAGTTGGGAGCACTAACCAGCGTGGGGAGGACAGTCCAGGTTCTGAGCCTTCCCTGGCAGGGCTCCACAGGAGCAGACAGCTAGAAACTACAGAGCAAATGGAGTGGTCTGAGTTAGAAAAAGAAGAGGCACTAGCTAGCTGGGAACAGGAAGGAAAGTCCGCTCGTCTACAGGACCAGTGCCCAGACTGGGCAGGGGAAGCAGAGGCCCAGGATGCACTGGGGGAGGCACTTGACCACCCCAGCTTTCGCAGCCCTTCTGACAGCTGccaagggagggggaaagaatgcTTGCCTTTGCGCTCAAACAAGGCCCCTGACTACAAACAGCTCCTCCCATCAAATCCAAGAGCGTCATCTGAACTGTCACAAATAACAGTTGATCATGAAGAGCAGAATGACTGTGtcggagagaggcaggcagacatggcccAGGCACCTTCTCCACACCCCTGCGGCCTTCTGTCACAGTCTTCTGAGGGTGGAAGTCCCAGCCAGTCATGGCTTCACCTATACCACACAAGCAGATTGTCTCCCTCAGTGTCCCAGTCACACGATGGCATTTCCAAGGTGGCGCCCCCAAGCTCACTGTCTCCAGTTACACCAGCTAAGCAGAGGGACAGTAACCGTCTCGCCTTACGGAAAGAAGCCGGccaccacagagacacacagagtagCCCTGTAGTGGGGCGCAGACATAGGGGTGTCCTGATCTCCCCAGCAAAGTCTCCACCCATTGACCTGACACAGTCGGTTCCTGAGCCGCTGAGCCCCAGGGCCCAGGATCCTCTGCATCCCCTGAAGACAGAGGGTGAAGTCATCCTGTTACTGGATTCAGATGAGGAGCAGGAGCTGGCGCACACCAAGACAGAGTCAGTTTCTAAAGATTCCCCAGAAGGAAGGAACCTTCCAGAAGTTAGCCCCAGGTCCGCTGAACTGTTTTCAGTTATTGATGTTGAAGAAGATCACGAACATTTCCAAAGCCCACTGAAGAGAGAGACTGGGCTACAGCGGGGAGAGGAGGGACAGCTGGGAAACCAGTCTGTGCTGGGCCGCAGAGACATTCCCTGGCTGTTCTGCAGCCAGAAAAACAGCCTGGATGAGGACAGCACAACAGATACTTCTTGGCTGGTGCCTGCCACTCCAGGGGTTAGCAAGAGTCGCGATTGTTCATCACAGACCCAGATCAAAAGCCTTAAGACCAGGACTCCGTCCGACGAGACTGCTCAGCAGACAGCCAGGCCTGACTTAGAACGCAGGTCTGTGCTGGAACCAGCCCAGCAGTTCTCCGTGATCATGCCACACACACAGCCTATTACTCTAGGAGCCTCTGACAGTGGAAGACAGGCCTACAgaagcccttcccttccctacgCCAGGCCCCACAGACTCTCTTCTTCACAGCCATTATGTCCTGGCCCTGATTTTACCAGGTGGTCCCAGATATCCTCCTCACCTAGACCATGCCTGCCAAATCCACCTGCAGCCGATGAAGTGGTAGAAGTTGGGGACAGTGATGATGAGCAGGAGGTGGCTTCCCATCAAGGAAACAGCAGCCCTGTGCTAGATGGTGACCCCCCAGGTCCCATGGGTGACTACTGTTGGCATGAGCCTCTCTCACCAATTCCAATTGACCACTTGAATCTGGAGCGGACTGGCCCCCTGACAACAAGCAGTCCCAGCAGTCAGGTCCAGGAGGCTCCGCACAGTGATGACTGCCACTCCCCAGGACTTGGCACCACCCCCATCCGAGGAAGCTATGGTGCTCTGAGAGAGTCTCAAGAGCAGTCCTCACAGGCTGGCTCTCCAGAGAGAAGCAAACTGAGTGTCCTTAGCCAAGCTCTCTGGGACGACTGGGACGAGGAGGAAGGACACTCTCCAGAGTCTCCACCTGTGGCCCAAATGCTGAGTGGCAGGACTCGGAAGCCAGACAGGCCAGAGACACCAA GTGCTGACCAGAAAAGGAACTTGCCCCCCAAAGTGCCTATAACTCCAATGCCAAGGTACTCGATCATGGAGACCCCGGTGCTGAAGAAAGAACTGGACAG GTTTGGAGTCCGTGCTCTGCCCAAACGCCAGATGGTTCTAAAACTGAAGGAGATTTTCCAGTACACTCACCAGACTCTGCAGTCAGACTCTGAGGATGAGGTCCAGTCCTCCCAGATACCCCCAGAGGTTCCTTGCAGCCAGGCTGAGACCTGCAGTCCTGCAAGGTCAGGAAGTTACACCCAGCTCAAGGCCCCTGCGGGTCGTGGGACTCAAAGATCCAAGGGCCCTAATAAAGGCAAGAGCCTTCAACACCGGGAGAAGCAGCCCAGGGAAAGTATCTCCCACCCAAGCACCGCGCCAGCTGGGGGCCCAGCATGCCCTGCTGGCGACATCCAGCTCCCAGCCTcccagggacccatggctgcCTCTGTGGATGGCACTGACAACTCCTTTAGCTCTCAGAG